The bacterium genome contains the following window.
CGGTAGTCTGAGCATTTCGGGCCAGGCTGCGTCCGCTGCACCGACGTGGGCGAGCGTATTTTCTGCCGCCTCGCTGAGGGATCGAAGACCCCAGTTCGACTCAGCACGCGCATCTGTCGATGCGAACATGGAGCCTAGTGCAACTAACGAGCAGATCAGTAACGTCTTCAAGTTTTCTCCCGGGCAGAGCTATCAATAAGCGCAAGTACTTCTTCACCTTCGGTGTCGAGAACACTGAAAAACAGGTCAACGATCACAGGATCGAAACGAATACCACTGTCCTTTCGCATGATTTCGCGGATGCGCAGAGCATCGAACTCCGGCTTATGTGGGCGGGCGCTCGAGAGCGCTTCCCAGACATCGACAACCGATACGATGCGTGCTGAGATCGGGATTTCATCTCCCGCAAGGCCGTCGGGATAGCCGGTTCCATCCCAGCGTTCATGGTGATGGCGCACGCAGGATAGAGTGGTTGGGGAAAGGCCTGGAATGCCCGAGACGATCCGATGACCGATCACCGGGTGTTTCTCTATCTCGAAACGGTCATCGGGCGTGAGCTTCCCTTGGCACATCAGGATCTCTTCGCGCACACCCACCTTGCCCAGGTCGTGTAGTAGGGCACCGATCCCAAGACCTTCCAGCTCCCCCTCCGACAATCCCAGTCTCTGCCCCACTAGCAGCGAAAGCGCGGCAAGGCGTGGGCAGTGATCATGCGTATACCCGTCACGTGCCTCGACGGCACTCGCGATCGCCGTGATCGAAGCAGTGAACTTCTGCGTAACGTCTTCAAGGCGACGCGCGCTATCAAGGGCCAGGGCGAGTTGCGTGCCCACGCTCTTGATCGTGCGTATCTGATGCTCATCGAGTCGGGACGGATCCCCCCGCTCGAGTACCAATACTCCGACCGCAGATCTTTCTGCGAAGAGGGGAGCGTATACCGCGAGACCCGAGCAGTCCGTTCCGGGGATGCTCCCTTCAAAGACGCGCATACGTTCGCTGGAGAGTGCCTCACAGGCTGTACCGAAGTCTCCAGCCTGATGGAAGCCCCTTGCGTTCCACCCAGCGCGTGAATCGGAGAGGGTCCCATCGGCACGAGCGCGAAATAGCGCCACGCTGTTTGCCGAGATCGCTTCGCCCAGAAGACGCAGCGCAAGATCAAGGCCGGGTTCACTACCGGTCTGTTCCGAGTGCGAACCTGACGGGACGTATGAGACCTGTCCCTCCGGCCCACGCTCGAGTCGGGTCGCCCGGCGGCGCACTTGATCGAGTGCAAGTATTCCGTGGATTGCGATCGCGCTTGCAGGTAGTACCGGATCGAGCTGCAATCCGTGGAGCACCAGGGCGGCCAGCGAAGTCATTCCGCTGCCAATCGCCAATCCGGCCAATGCGAGGAAGCGTCGTGGGCTGGCGCTCGTGCCGATGATCGCAGCGATTCCCGAAACGAGCAGTACGAAGGCGAACGACCCTGCTTTGCCCACAGGTTTCAAGGTCGAGAGCCCCAACTCCCGTGCGGATTCGCCGCGTAGGGCCAGCGCTTCGATCCAGACCCCGGGCCGGCTCGGTCCGATTGGAGTCGGCCAAAGGTCTCCGAGTTCGGCACTGGTGGGACCGATCAGCACATGGCGGCCCGCGATCTCGGAAGCATCGAAGCTTCCGGAGAGAACTCGCACGATCGGGATCACCGGGATTTCCGGGTGTGCACGACGATAGTCGATGGGCACGCCTCGAAGGGATCTTACATTTCCGTTCGCTCGAACCTGCTCAGAAAACCCCGGCGCGGGCCCGCGTTGCACGATGGGCCCGTAGGCCTTCATCTCGTCCGGGAAGGCTGGCTCGCTCTGGATGGAGTTCGCTTCCCGAAGCGGCAGGTGAAGAGAAACGGATACCGCGCCGGCTCCGCTGAGACGTTCGAGCGCGCTGACGAAGTGTGAACGCGGCCATGGCCAGGAGTCGGGAACAGCTCGTAGACTGGCGGGATCCAGTGCGACGATCATCACATCCGGCAAGTCTGATACCGGCTCTGGTGGAATCAAGCTAGCGAGATGCAAAGCAGCGTCAGCAAACGCCTGGGTCAGGGATTTCCCATCTTCAGACCAGATTGCGCAGGCAGCCAGCAACGCAACGGCAATCGCCGTTGAGGTGGCCAGGAAATGACGATGCACGAGCACGAGTGGTATTTCGGCGGCGGTGTTCACATGCTTTAGCGCACGTCCCGAAGTGTCTTTGAGCGGCCCAAGATGGCCTGGACGGGCGCCCGATAAACACCTGGGGGCACGACATACCGCTGCTGTCCTGAGATGCCAGCCCCGGCATCGGCAATAGCACCGCGACCTGATGGGAAATCCGGGCTAGCTTCGGTCGGAATGATCGACACCGTCCACTTCGTACAGACCCCAGAAGGCGTCGAACTCGAGTTGCGTGTAGCGGGTCCCGTGGTCCGTGCCTACGCATGGCTGGTCGATGCGTTCCTTCGCTCGGCACTGGTGTCCGCATTTAGCATTATGCTCGGGGTCCTCGGTGCTTTCGGCCAGGGAATCCTGATGGTCGTGTTCTTTGTGGTCTGGTGGTTCTTTCCTGTGTTCTTCGAGATCTACGCCTCAGGCCAGACACCCGGCAAGAAGCTCATGGGGCTGCGCGTCGTTCAGCAGAATGGTACGCCCGTGGATTGGTCCGGTTCCATCCTGCGCAACTTTTTGCGGGTAGTGGACTTCCTGCCATTTCTGTACCTGATCGGACTCGTGTCGATGCTGATCGACCGCAGCTTTCGTCGGCTCGGAGACCTGGCCGCTGCGACACTTGTCGTCTATGCATCAACTCCGACCGCTCGGGTCCAGGAGGTCCCGGAAGTCATCCCTGTCTTGCCCCCGGTTCCTCTCGCTCTGGACGAACAGCGTGCGGTCATTGCCTTCGTCGAGCGTTCACCGTTTCTCACACCCGAACGCTCTTCTGAACTCGCCGGAATTCTCGTGCCGCTGCTGGGTGATGATGAACCGATAGGGCGATTGGGGCGGATCGCCGCTTTCCTGGTGGGTCGTAGCCTTCCGGAGCGTCCGTGAAACAGCAGTTTTTCGAACAACTGGGAGAGGCGCGGTGGAGTGAACTGCGAAGCATCCTCGATGCATTGGATCACGGCCGGACCGCGGATACGAAGGACTTTCCGCGCTTGTATCGGCGTGTATGCCAGGACCTGGCGCTTGCCCGGGATCGCCGTTTTGGGGCGCGCCTCGTCGATTTACTGAATGAACTCACGCTTCGAGGTCATCGTCACCTGTATGAAGCGCGAGTGCGTCGCGCCAATGGGATCAGGCGCTTTGTGGTTGGTGAGTTCCCGCGCGCGGTGCGCGCCGAGTGGAAGCTGGTGCTTCTGGCTTCGTTGCTGTTTTACGGTTCAGGAGTAGTGACGGGTTGGTTGGTCTACGACAACCCCGATCTGGTCTACAGTTTCATTTCGGCGGACCAGATCGAAGAGATCGAGTCGATGTACCGCCCGGGAAATCATCCGATCGGAGACCGCGGTAGCGACGACGATGTGGCCATGTTCGGATTCTACATCTGGAACAATGTCTCGATCGCCTTCCGCACCTTTGCCAGCGGCCTGTTTTTTGGGGTGGGGACGCTCTTCGTCTTGATTTCCAACGGCCTGTTCCTGGGAATCGTCGCTACCCACCTCGCGCAGGTTGGTTCCTCTTCGACCTTCTTTCCCTTCGTGATCGGACACGGAGCTTTCGAGTTGACTGCGATCGTGCTCGCTGGCGTTGCAGGTTTGCGTCTCGGCCTCTCACTCCTCGCACCGGGTCCCTTCAGTCGACTCCAATCTCTTAGAAGAGCCGCTCGGCGCAGCTTGCTGATCGTCTACGGAGTTGGCGGTATGCTCTTCATCGCTGCGCTGATCGAAGCCTTCTGGTCGCCGAACACGGTCTTTCCTCCAACTGTGAAATACACGGTGGGAGTGGTGTTCTGGCTGCTGGTTGGCTCGTATTTCGTTTTTCCGGGGCGCGGGTATGCAGACTGAGGATATCCAGGTCGCCAGTCGCTCCCGTAGTGGTTGGGAAGCCGTCGATCTGGGGTTCAGCATGGTGCGGACCTGGTGGAAACCCCTGTACGGCGCGTGGATCGTGCTGGTCTGGCCCGTTGCGCTGCTTCTACAGTTGGTGTTGATAGAACATCTCTGGGTCGTACCGCTCGTGCTTCTCTGGCTGAAGCCGCTATTCGATCGCGTCGCGATGTATGTGTTGAGCGAAGCGCTGTTTGGAAAGGCGCCGAGCTTGAGAGAGACGATTCTGGCTGCACCCGGCTTGTTGCGAACCGGCGTCATAGCGTCTCTGACGTGGTTGCGTTTTACGCCGCTGCGCTCGTTTTCGATGCCCGTGCTCCAACTCGAAGGGGCTCGGGGCGAGCGCCGTCGTGACCGGACGAGACTTCTGATCGGTCGCGAAAGCCATATTGGAATGAGTCATCTCCTGGCGTGCTTTCATTTCGAAGTACTGCTGTATCTTGGCAGCTTCTACCTTCTCTGGAGCTTCATACCCAGAGAGGTCGATATCGACTTCACGACTTTCCTGTTCGATATCGAATCACCGGGTCAGCAGATCCTTTCAAACACAATCTATATCCTGAGTGTGACGTTAGTGGAGCCGTTCTACGTCGCGGGCGGCTTCGGCCTGTACATCAATCGCCGTATGTATCTCGAAGGTTGGGATATCGAGCTGGCGTTCCGTCGTCTCGCGAATCGAGTGGAGGCCGAGCGGTCCCGTGCGCCGGGAGTCGCGACGACGTTGGTATTCTTTCTGGTACTGGGAGCGGCCGCATTTCCCAAGAATGCGGTGGCCGATGAGACGGTTCCGGCCAGGATCGCCTGTCCAGCCGCCCGGCCTCAAGATGCGTCGGACTGCATTGCGCGAATCCTGGAGCAGCCGGAGTTTGATACGACCGAGGAAGAAACCTTCTGGAGAAGGGTCGGCGGCCCAGAAGAAGAGGAGAACCCGGAGCCAGTCTCTCCCGGTGCTCTGGATGGATTGTTCGAACTCTTCGGGTCGGTTCTTTCCGCGGTGTTCAAGAGCATTGCGTGGATCGCGATTTTCACCGGCGTGGCGATTCTGGGCTATCTGGTGTCGCGTTACTCGGCTCGTTCCGGGGTCGAGGATCCTGAGTCGATGGATGAACCAGAGTTCCGCTTTGGACTCGATCTTCGACCGGAGTCGCTCCCGGACGATATTCTCGCGGCAGCCCGCGCTGCTTACCAGGCAGGGGATCCCGCTGGCGCGCTCAGCCTGCTCTATCGCGGCGCGCTGATTTACCTGACCCGCGATCGGGGTCTTGACCTGCCAGCGAGCGCTACCGAAGGTGAGTGCACGCGTCTGGCGAGCCACCGGCTCGACGCCGGACTGGCCCGTGATTTCGGCGATCTCACTCTGGCTTGGCAATTCTGCGCATACGGAAGCAAGGAACCCGGTTTCGAAGCATTCGCCGAACTCTGTGAGCGCTGGCGTCCATATCTTCAGGCTGCCGCATGAGCACGTCTTCCACGAAGCTGAGCTGGCTGGTCGTTTCGCTGATCGCGTTGCTCGTTCTGTACTTCTTCATGAATTTCGAACGCGCCACGCGCGAGATCACCGTCGGATTTCGCGGAGAGGCGGAGACCAATCGCTATCTGGTCGCGCAACGCCTGCTCGAGAGCATGGGGGTCAGAACACATCCGGTCCACGGAATCCAGGAACTCGACGAGGAACCTCTGAGCGAGGCGACGATTCTATTGCCGACGCGGCGCAGAACTCTGTCCCGGGAACGCTCGGAGCGACTCTTGGACTGGGTGAGGCGAGGTGGACATCTGATCGTTCTCGCCTGGATCGATAGTGAGAACCCCGAAAAACGAACGGATCATCTACTCGACCCTCTCCACTTCGAACAATACGTCGCAGAGGTCGGCTCCCGTAACCTGTCCATCGATCCGAACGCACCGCCGGGTAACGAGCACGAAGGCGAGTCCTATCTCGACTACACGGCGATTGCGCGCATCCATTTCCGAGACCGGGACGATCCGCTCCTCGCGGAATTCTATCCTCAGTACAGTCTCGTCCGGACTCAGGGACCCGTACGCTGGTCGATATCCGACAGGAATGGAGCGCATGTGATGCAGATCGATCTGGGAACAGGTCTGCTCACTGTCATGACGGACGACTCCATCTTTGCCAACAACAGTATCGGAGACCACGACCACGCCGAACTGTTCTGGCGTCTGCTTCACGGCTCCGGGCGAGACGGTCCCATCTGGATCGTGTCGAGTGAGGATTTCCCGGGTGCCTGGTCGCTATTGGTCTCGAAGGCCTGGATGGTACTGAGCAGCCTGATCATTCTGGTGTGTGCATGGATCTGGTCCGTCTCGCTCCGCTCCGGTCCCCGGCAACCCGACGAGCAGGAACAACGCCGCCGCCTGATGGAACACGTCGAAGCTTCCGGTCGTTTCCAATGGCGCCTCGGGGAAGGGACTGTCCTGACCGCAGCCGTTCGCGCGGCCGTGATGGATCGTGTGCGGCAGCGCCATCCGGGCTGGGTCGCGCTCTCGCCAGCTGAGATCAGTCAACGATTGGCCGAACTCGTGGATCTGCCTGCTGAAAGCGTTGCCCGCGCCCTGATCTTCCAGCGCAAAACGGATCGCGAGCGCTTTCCGCAAGACATTGCCACCTTGGAGAAAATCAGAAGGGCACTATGAGCACTCCGAACGAAGGGATACAGACGGAACGACCGGATCTGCAACTGGCGGCCCAGCAGACCCGACGCATCCGTGACGAGGTTCGCAAGGTCGTAATCGGTCAGGACGAAGTGATCGATCAAGTATTGGTGGGACTCTTTGCTGCGGGTCACGTGCTGATCGAGGGTGTTCCCGGATTGGGCAAGACTCTGCTTGCTCGCGCGCTTGCGCGCAGTTTCGACGGCGCGACCTCCAGAATCCAGTTCACACCCGATCTCATGCCGGCCGACGTGGTCGGCCACGTGATCTACGATGCGCAGTCTGCGGAACTTCGGGTGCGCAAAGGGCCGGTGTTCACAAATCTGTTACTCGCAGATGAGATCAATCGCGCTCCGGCCAAGACACAGGCAGCGCTCCTCGAGGTCATGCAGGAACACCAGGTAACGCTCGAAGGGAACTCCATGCCAGTTCCTCGACCGTTCATGACGCTGGCCACGCAGAATCCGATCGAGCAGGAGGGGACCTATCCGCTACCCGAGGCGCAGATCGATCGTTTCTTGCTGAAGATCCAGATCGAATATCCGGCCGAACAGGCGGAATTCGATCTCGTGGAGCGGGTCACCCGGAATCGAGTTGGAGATGGGCTCGACACCGAGGCCGTACAACCCGTCATCGACGTCGCCGGAGTTGCTCGCTTGCAAGCCGCATCGTCGCAGGTGCTCGTAGACGAGCGTGTGAGTCAGTATGCAGTCCGCATCGTGCGCAGTACACGCGAGTGGGCTGGCGTGGCGTTGGGTGCGGGGCCACGTGGAGGACTTGCGCTTGTGAGGGCGTCCCGCGCACACGCGCTTCTGAACGGACGCGATTTCGTCACTCCCGACGACGTGAAAGCGATCGCGATTCCAGCGCTGCGTCATCGACTCCTTCTTTCTCCGGAAATCGAGCTGGAAGGTCAGCGTTCCGACGATCTGCTCTCGGCGCTTCTGGACCACGTCGAAGTGCCGCGCTTGTGAGTCCTGCTCCGCGACTCCTCTGGTTGCTCGGTGTCTGGCTCATTCTGGCGGTAGCGGTAGCCTTCGCTCCTTCACTCTTGATCGCCTGGAAGATCTCAGGAGGAGTACTCGCCGGACTCGCGACCATTGACGCGATGGTCGCCTGGTTCCCTGCTCCTGCGAACATCGAACGAATCGTTTCGCACAATCTCTCGGTCGGTGATTGGACCCCTGTTATCGTGCGCGCTGCGAACCTGGGTGCTCGGCGCCTGGATTTCACCTTGCATGATCACCATCCGACCAGCGCAGAGGTTCGTGGTGTGCCAAGCACGATCTCACTGGCGGCCGGTGAAAATGTCGAGATCAGCTATCAGATCTATCCGCGAGAACGGGGAATTTTCATTTTCGAACCTCCCGCATTTCTCATCCGGTCGCCGTTCCGATTCTGGGTACGCAGACGCCGTCTGGGTCCAACACACGAGGTCCGTGTGTATCCGAACTTTCGAGCCGTGATGAAGTACAACCTGCTCGCGACGGACAATCGAACCAGTGCGCTCGGTATCCGGCGCAGACCGCGGCGTGGTGAAGGACTGGACTTCTTGCAGCTACGCGAATATCGCGATGGAGATTCTCTGCGGCAGATCGACTGGAAGGCGACGCTTCGCTTGCGGAAGACAATCTCGCGGGAATACCAGGACGAGCGCGATCAACAGATCGTGTTCCTATTGGATTGCGGTCGCAAGATGCATTCCCGCGATGATGAGCTCTCGCACTTCGATCACGCACTCAACTCTGTTCTGCTGCTCGCTCACGTCGCCTTACGTCAAGGTGACGCCGTTGGCCTATCTACTTTCAGCGGACCCGAGCGCTGGCTTGCACCCCGGAAGGGTACGGGGCATCTGAACGCGATGCTGAATTCGGTCTTCGACCTGCAGACCAGTACGCAGGCGTCGGACTATGTGAGTGCAGCTCAGGGACTCGCGCGGCGGGTCAACAAACGAGCTCTGGTGGTGCTGGTTTCCAATTTGCGCGATGAGGATCACGAGGAACTGGCTCTGGCAGCGCGTCTTCTCGGCCGCAAGCATCTGGTGCTTCTGGCGAGCATGAAAGAAGCCGTGCTGGCCAAAACGCTCGCGCAACCGGTACAGGGCTTCGAGTCGGCGCTGCGCGTTGCGGCGACCCATCAGTACGCACACTATCGGCGTCGCGCGCATGAGAATCTGCGCCGTACAGGAGTCTTGAGTCTTGACGTCGAACCACAGCAACTGGCCGTTGCATTGGTGAACGGCTATCTGGACATCAAGTCCAGAGGCGTTCTCTGAACAGCGTCAGCCTTCTTGAATGGAAAGCGCCTGGCGCGGGCATAGTCGGACGGCCGACTCGATCTTCTCGCGCTTGTCATCTCCAGGGCTCTCTTCCAGCAAGTGGAGGCAGTCTTCCTCATCGACCTTGAAGATCTCTGGCGCTTGTCCCTCGCAGACAGCGTTCGCTTCGCAAAGGTCATAGTCAACTACGATTTTCATCTTGGGGGAAACTCCAGATCTGTCTGAGGAGCCCAGCGTAGCACGGGGCTTCGGGGTTGGTAGGGTGGCCCAGGTCCAGGCGCATCGAGGCGTTCGGCTCGCCGCTACGAGATGGACTTCGCCATGCGCTCGAGCACCTCTGTGAGGATTACCCTCGAGGTCGCGAAATTGACGCGAACGAAGCCCTCTCCGCCCGGACCGAATCTGGGTCCGCTCGACAAGCCCACGCGAGCCTGTTTCAGGAAAAACTCGTACGGATCGCCCGGAAGTCCGAGTTCGCGGCAATCGAGCCAGCCCAGGTAGGTAGCTTCCGGTCGTTGGAATCCGATCCCCGGCATCCGCTCGCGCACGAAATCCTCGATGAAATTCCGATTGCCGTCGAGGTAGGCCAGCACCGAGTTGAGCCATTCATCGCATTGCGTCCAGGCGATCTCGGTCGCGTGCAGACCGAGCATTCCCAGTCCGCCGCGGATATGTCGAGGAAGAGAGTTGAAGCGAGTCATGAGGGCTTCGCTGCCGAAAACCGCGACCGCCGTGCGCAGACCCGCAATATTGAACGCTTTGGTTGCGGAAGTTAGTGTGAGAGTACGCGCTTCGATCTCGGGGCGGAGCGAAGCGATCGGGATGTGCTCGGAGCCGGCAAAAACAAGGTCGCTGTGAATCTCATCCGAGATTACATACAGATCGTGTTCGATCGCGATCTCGGCCAGTTGTTCGAGTTCGTCACGTCTGAAGACACGCCCGGTCGGGTTCTGCGGATTGCAGAGCATGAGGACACGTGTACGCGGGTCGATGCTGTTGCGCAGAGCCTCGAAGTCGATCTCATAGGCTTTGTCGCCGCGCACCAGTTGGTTGGTGATTTGCCGGCGGCCGACTTCCTCGACGCAATCGATGAATGGGGTATACACAGGAGTCTGTATGATGGCTGCCTCGCCGGCTTCGGAAAGCACCCAGAGTCCGATGTACATCCCCTGAACGACGTCAGTCAGGACCTCTACTCGTCGTGGATCGACCTTCCAGCCCCAGCGTTCCTGGGCCCGGCGAGCGAAAACCGATGGCAATCCCGCCGCGGTGGGATTGTTTGGGTAGCCGATGTCGGTTTCGAGCAGGGCTTCCTTCAAGTACTGCTCGATGGGCTCGGCAACGCGGAAGTCCATATCGGCGACCCAGGCCGGAATCACGTCGTCAGGGTACCGCTGCCATTTTTCGCCCCGTCGCTTCCTCAGCTGAGCGATGTCCAGGTCGTCGAAGCTCATCCCGCGATTGTACGCTCTTGAAGGCGGACGCGCTCCCCAGTGCGTACGTAGATCAGTTCGAGCGTTGGCGCCGGGTGATCGGGGAACGCGCGCTGGATGCCTTCCGCATAGGTCTCGAGTTGCGTGCGATAGCGCTCACGTGACGCCGGATCCGGCTGCCGATCGGTCTTGTAGTCCGAAATCACGAGATGTCCGTCGGGATCCATATGGAGCAGGTCAAGGGTTCCGCTACAAGCCACGCCGCGGCTGTCCAAAAACAGTATGGGTAGCTCTCGCGCGATCACCTCCACTCCTCGCAGGTATTCGGGCAGGTCAGAGGCGAGAAGGGCTTCGAGTGTCTCGGTCGCTTCCC
Protein-coding sequences here:
- a CDS encoding CHASE2 domain-containing protein, with product MNTAAEIPLVLVHRHFLATSTAIAVALLAACAIWSEDGKSLTQAFADAALHLASLIPPEPVSDLPDVMIVALDPASLRAVPDSWPWPRSHFVSALERLSGAGAVSVSLHLPLREANSIQSEPAFPDEMKAYGPIVQRGPAPGFSEQVRANGNVRSLRGVPIDYRRAHPEIPVIPIVRVLSGSFDASEIAGRHVLIGPTSAELGDLWPTPIGPSRPGVWIEALALRGESARELGLSTLKPVGKAGSFAFVLLVSGIAAIIGTSASPRRFLALAGLAIGSGMTSLAALVLHGLQLDPVLPASAIAIHGILALDQVRRRATRLERGPEGQVSYVPSGSHSEQTGSEPGLDLALRLLGEAISANSVALFRARADGTLSDSRAGWNARGFHQAGDFGTACEALSSERMRVFEGSIPGTDCSGLAVYAPLFAERSAVGVLVLERGDPSRLDEHQIRTIKSVGTQLALALDSARRLEDVTQKFTASITAIASAVEARDGYTHDHCPRLAALSLLVGQRLGLSEGELEGLGIGALLHDLGKVGVREEILMCQGKLTPDDRFEIEKHPVIGHRIVSGIPGLSPTTLSCVRHHHERWDGTGYPDGLAGDEIPISARIVSVVDVWEALSSARPHKPEFDALRIREIMRKDSGIRFDPVIVDLFFSVLDTEGEEVLALIDSSAREKT
- a CDS encoding RDD family protein is translated as MIDTVHFVQTPEGVELELRVAGPVVRAYAWLVDAFLRSALVSAFSIMLGVLGAFGQGILMVVFFVVWWFFPVFFEIYASGQTPGKKLMGLRVVQQNGTPVDWSGSILRNFLRVVDFLPFLYLIGLVSMLIDRSFRRLGDLAAATLVVYASTPTARVQEVPEVIPVLPPVPLALDEQRAVIAFVERSPFLTPERSSELAGILVPLLGDDEPIGRLGRIAAFLVGRSLPERP
- a CDS encoding stage II sporulation protein M, with amino-acid sequence MKQQFFEQLGEARWSELRSILDALDHGRTADTKDFPRLYRRVCQDLALARDRRFGARLVDLLNELTLRGHRHLYEARVRRANGIRRFVVGEFPRAVRAEWKLVLLASLLFYGSGVVTGWLVYDNPDLVYSFISADQIEEIESMYRPGNHPIGDRGSDDDVAMFGFYIWNNVSIAFRTFASGLFFGVGTLFVLISNGLFLGIVATHLAQVGSSSTFFPFVIGHGAFELTAIVLAGVAGLRLGLSLLAPGPFSRLQSLRRAARRSLLIVYGVGGMLFIAALIEAFWSPNTVFPPTVKYTVGVVFWLLVGSYFVFPGRGYAD
- a CDS encoding DUF4129 domain-containing protein, whose amino-acid sequence is MQTEDIQVASRSRSGWEAVDLGFSMVRTWWKPLYGAWIVLVWPVALLLQLVLIEHLWVVPLVLLWLKPLFDRVAMYVLSEALFGKAPSLRETILAAPGLLRTGVIASLTWLRFTPLRSFSMPVLQLEGARGERRRDRTRLLIGRESHIGMSHLLACFHFEVLLYLGSFYLLWSFIPREVDIDFTTFLFDIESPGQQILSNTIYILSVTLVEPFYVAGGFGLYINRRMYLEGWDIELAFRRLANRVEAERSRAPGVATTLVFFLVLGAAAFPKNAVADETVPARIACPAARPQDASDCIARILEQPEFDTTEEETFWRRVGGPEEEENPEPVSPGALDGLFELFGSVLSAVFKSIAWIAIFTGVAILGYLVSRYSARSGVEDPESMDEPEFRFGLDLRPESLPDDILAAARAAYQAGDPAGALSLLYRGALIYLTRDRGLDLPASATEGECTRLASHRLDAGLARDFGDLTLAWQFCAYGSKEPGFEAFAELCERWRPYLQAAA
- a CDS encoding DUF4350 domain-containing protein — translated: MSTSSTKLSWLVVSLIALLVLYFFMNFERATREITVGFRGEAETNRYLVAQRLLESMGVRTHPVHGIQELDEEPLSEATILLPTRRRTLSRERSERLLDWVRRGGHLIVLAWIDSENPEKRTDHLLDPLHFEQYVAEVGSRNLSIDPNAPPGNEHEGESYLDYTAIARIHFRDRDDPLLAEFYPQYSLVRTQGPVRWSISDRNGAHVMQIDLGTGLLTVMTDDSIFANNSIGDHDHAELFWRLLHGSGRDGPIWIVSSEDFPGAWSLLVSKAWMVLSSLIILVCAWIWSVSLRSGPRQPDEQEQRRRLMEHVEASGRFQWRLGEGTVLTAAVRAAVMDRVRQRHPGWVALSPAEISQRLAELVDLPAESVARALIFQRKTDRERFPQDIATLEKIRRAL
- a CDS encoding MoxR family ATPase is translated as MSTPNEGIQTERPDLQLAAQQTRRIRDEVRKVVIGQDEVIDQVLVGLFAAGHVLIEGVPGLGKTLLARALARSFDGATSRIQFTPDLMPADVVGHVIYDAQSAELRVRKGPVFTNLLLADEINRAPAKTQAALLEVMQEHQVTLEGNSMPVPRPFMTLATQNPIEQEGTYPLPEAQIDRFLLKIQIEYPAEQAEFDLVERVTRNRVGDGLDTEAVQPVIDVAGVARLQAASSQVLVDERVSQYAVRIVRSTREWAGVALGAGPRGGLALVRASRAHALLNGRDFVTPDDVKAIAIPALRHRLLLSPEIELEGQRSDDLLSALLDHVEVPRL
- a CDS encoding DUF58 domain-containing protein encodes the protein MSPAPRLLWLLGVWLILAVAVAFAPSLLIAWKISGGVLAGLATIDAMVAWFPAPANIERIVSHNLSVGDWTPVIVRAANLGARRLDFTLHDHHPTSAEVRGVPSTISLAAGENVEISYQIYPRERGIFIFEPPAFLIRSPFRFWVRRRRLGPTHEVRVYPNFRAVMKYNLLATDNRTSALGIRRRPRRGEGLDFLQLREYRDGDSLRQIDWKATLRLRKTISREYQDERDQQIVFLLDCGRKMHSRDDELSHFDHALNSVLLLAHVALRQGDAVGLSTFSGPERWLAPRKGTGHLNAMLNSVFDLQTSTQASDYVSAAQGLARRVNKRALVVLVSNLRDEDHEELALAARLLGRKHLVLLASMKEAVLAKTLAQPVQGFESALRVAATHQYAHYRRRAHENLRRTGVLSLDVEPQQLAVALVNGYLDIKSRGVL
- a CDS encoding ferredoxin translates to MKIVVDYDLCEANAVCEGQAPEIFKVDEEDCLHLLEESPGDDKREKIESAVRLCPRQALSIQEG
- a CDS encoding pyridoxal phosphate-dependent aminotransferase — its product is MSFDDLDIAQLRKRRGEKWQRYPDDVIPAWVADMDFRVAEPIEQYLKEALLETDIGYPNNPTAAGLPSVFARRAQERWGWKVDPRRVEVLTDVVQGMYIGLWVLSEAGEAAIIQTPVYTPFIDCVEEVGRRQITNQLVRGDKAYEIDFEALRNSIDPRTRVLMLCNPQNPTGRVFRRDELEQLAEIAIEHDLYVISDEIHSDLVFAGSEHIPIASLRPEIEARTLTLTSATKAFNIAGLRTAVAVFGSEALMTRFNSLPRHIRGGLGMLGLHATEIAWTQCDEWLNSVLAYLDGNRNFIEDFVRERMPGIGFQRPEATYLGWLDCRELGLPGDPYEFFLKQARVGLSSGPRFGPGGEGFVRVNFATSRVILTEVLERMAKSIS